In Vibrio coralliilyticus, the following are encoded in one genomic region:
- a CDS encoding DMT family transporter, with amino-acid sequence MASRPHHPIQGASWMLTAGLAFALVNSLAQIASINFGLSSTTVAFIQYAIALVVILPYLKTLGIRRSLRTEHLGWHIFRVFLSVIGIQLWLWALAYPVPIWQGIALLMTSPLFATVGSGLFLKEKVGLARWSATLAGFIGAMIILEPWSTDFSWAALLPIGAAFFWACYSLMVKKLSSNDSPSTMVVYLLLLITPFNILLAIPDWQTPSGGTIWLVLFAAGALTALAQWAIVKAYSVADASFVQPFDHAKLPLNVLAGWIVFSWVPPGRLWLGAAIIIASVAFITQWESKKSRKLK; translated from the coding sequence ATGGCTTCAAGACCCCACCATCCTATTCAAGGCGCGAGCTGGATGCTCACGGCTGGTTTAGCCTTTGCCTTGGTTAACAGCCTCGCACAAATCGCCAGCATCAATTTTGGCTTATCTTCGACAACCGTCGCTTTCATTCAGTATGCGATCGCATTAGTTGTGATTCTACCTTACCTAAAAACGCTAGGTATTAGACGCTCCTTACGCACTGAGCATCTCGGCTGGCATATTTTCCGTGTCTTTCTTTCTGTGATTGGTATTCAACTTTGGCTATGGGCACTCGCCTATCCTGTACCGATTTGGCAAGGCATTGCCCTATTGATGACTTCACCGCTGTTCGCAACCGTTGGCTCTGGCCTGTTCCTAAAAGAAAAGGTGGGGCTCGCTCGCTGGAGCGCGACACTCGCTGGATTCATTGGTGCAATGATCATTCTTGAGCCTTGGTCTACTGATTTTAGCTGGGCAGCATTACTACCCATTGGCGCCGCTTTCTTCTGGGCTTGCTATTCCTTAATGGTTAAGAAACTGTCTTCTAATGACTCCCCCTCTACCATGGTGGTTTATCTGCTCCTTCTTATTACCCCTTTTAACATTCTACTGGCTATCCCTGACTGGCAGACACCCTCTGGCGGGACTATTTGGCTTGTGCTGTTCGCCGCTGGAGCACTGACTGCATTAGCTCAATGGGCTATTGTAAAAGCGTATTCCGTGGCCGATGCATCGTTTGTTCAACCTTTTGATCATGCAAAATTACCACTCAATGTGCTAGCAGGTTGGATCGTGTTCAGTTGGGTACCACCAGGTAGACTGTGGTTAGGAGCCGCGATCATCATTGCATCTGTCGCTTTTATTACTCAATGGGAATCAAAAAAATCCCGCAAATTGAAATAA
- a CDS encoding glutaredoxin, giving the protein MTDPIKVTLYRWAGSWGPFSVKIPCGECTLTKDILKDTFENELADVPVELEVKDWLSHWWEPLKVGAWHAPILMVEGKVVSQGEALNRGVLVQSIIQEWTKRDTLKGNIVYGKATCPYCVKAKKLLDDAGIDYQYHDVVKDSAALYRMIPEVKAIIGEKTPVTVPQIWLDGHYIGGADNLQAWLAEKGLSGVPDNVVTMDNNQSSVG; this is encoded by the coding sequence ATGACAGATCCAATCAAAGTAACACTATATCGCTGGGCCGGTAGTTGGGGACCGTTCAGTGTAAAAATTCCATGTGGCGAATGCACCCTGACCAAAGACATTCTCAAAGATACATTTGAGAACGAATTGGCCGATGTTCCCGTTGAATTGGAAGTGAAAGATTGGCTCTCTCATTGGTGGGAACCGTTGAAGGTTGGAGCTTGGCATGCTCCTATTCTTATGGTCGAAGGCAAAGTGGTCAGCCAAGGTGAAGCCTTGAATCGCGGTGTGTTGGTTCAGTCTATTATCCAAGAATGGACCAAACGCGATACGTTGAAAGGGAACATTGTCTATGGAAAAGCGACCTGCCCTTACTGCGTGAAAGCCAAGAAGTTACTTGATGACGCTGGAATTGACTACCAGTATCACGATGTCGTTAAAGACAGTGCGGCTCTGTATCGCATGATCCCGGAGGTGAAAGCCATTATCGGAGAAAAAACACCGGTAACCGTTCCTCAGATCTGGCTTGACGGTCATTACATCGGTGGCGCCGACAATCTGCAAGCTTGGCTAGCGGAAAAAGGGTTAAGTGGCGTACCCGACAATGTGGTCACTATGGATAACAACCAAAGCTCCGTTGGTTAA
- a CDS encoding LysR family transcriptional regulator, whose amino-acid sequence MDWIQSVQSYIRVVDEGSFNGAARKMNTTSSAISKRVHWLEERIGVQLLKRTTRTVTQTEAGALFYERAKVQIEGWQSIVDETRSVNQTPAGLLKIGATIAVGSKFLVQYLNDFLQMYPDIRIQLITTTPGQLPELSLDLFISREIEQLNSLSFKASALFEHKAGFYASPDYLEKYGEPKTIEELTAHNALIWGERPHREITLTNGKKIVLSGNLATTNPEALFYAAKNAMGILISNDVMIKDELKTGTLKRILPRITADEATVYAYYPKLDYQHTRTKLFLDYLKERLAKEQGQSH is encoded by the coding sequence ATGGACTGGATACAAAGTGTTCAAAGCTACATACGAGTAGTGGATGAAGGCAGCTTCAACGGCGCAGCCAGAAAGATGAACACTACTAGCTCAGCGATCAGTAAACGTGTCCATTGGCTGGAAGAACGTATTGGCGTGCAGTTACTTAAGCGGACAACTCGAACCGTCACCCAAACGGAAGCTGGCGCTTTATTTTATGAACGAGCGAAGGTCCAAATAGAAGGTTGGCAATCCATCGTAGATGAAACCCGCTCAGTCAACCAGACACCCGCTGGGCTGCTTAAGATCGGGGCAACCATTGCCGTTGGTTCTAAATTTCTAGTTCAGTATCTGAATGATTTTCTGCAAATGTACCCTGACATTCGCATTCAGTTAATCACCACCACTCCCGGCCAGCTACCTGAGCTCAGCCTAGATCTGTTCATCAGCCGTGAGATTGAACAACTTAACTCACTGAGTTTCAAAGCTTCAGCCCTTTTCGAACATAAAGCAGGCTTTTATGCCTCTCCAGACTATCTAGAAAAGTATGGTGAGCCCAAAACCATAGAAGAGCTGACAGCACACAATGCTTTGATATGGGGAGAACGGCCTCATCGAGAAATCACATTGACTAATGGCAAAAAAATAGTGTTATCGGGTAATCTTGCGACCACTAACCCGGAAGCGCTTTTTTATGCTGCCAAAAATGCCATGGGCATTTTAATTTCCAATGATGTCATGATCAAAGATGAGCTCAAAACCGGCACATTGAAGCGGATTCTTCCCCGAATAACCGCAGATGAAGCCACCGTTTACGCTTATTATCCGAAGCTTGACTACCAACATACCCGAACCAAACTATTTCTGGATTACTTAAAGGAACGTTTGGCCAAAGAGCAAGGACAGTCTCATTGA
- a CDS encoding putative bifunctional diguanylate cyclase/phosphodiesterase, with protein sequence MARLQGKPASIDLDVVNKTLQLDGSALLDQVTLVLNKHFESFCTCIIEIDKFNFNAHTLSYACNQTLNKPTSYSLQGTPCAHVSKSELDYVLYASNVEQDFPEDVYIRDHQLQAYLGVPLRTRSGDVLGVLLSTFKAPIETSKELIYYHTLFAHVIVHSLRAKWLSARSESLVNQLSYEVSHDNLTGLLNRSFLSDKLERLSETSSDSFTLAYVDIDSFKSINDLYGNYVGDQVIKFVAHAIESSIHDKQLAFRIAGDEFAFITYSGDPLEVCRNILSKLESGYKDPAHNIKVSVNIGIARRTDKRLTADQLILNASLALKDCKQSRNSQVQCYDTHLSAQYYRRTMVIDALRNELSPANLNPCEIYVLAQPIVRRNQSHWDYFEILARWESSELGMISPLEFIEAAEQSGLIIELGERIIDLACQAKKELEQGLGYKVKLGINCSAHELNDTNRYLEHLTSTVSKHGFKPEEFTIELTETVLLSQTNEVKFILEQLRLLGFTVALDDFGTGYSSLNYIHNYPIDCIKIDATFIRNMLSNETSERVVWLIIQLAKQLKVDLVAEGVENKEALDKLHDMGCSQIQGYYYSRPEKPKAIIKAQAKHSIPSEQPAVVNMFKS encoded by the coding sequence ATGGCTAGGTTACAAGGAAAACCCGCATCTATTGATTTAGATGTGGTGAATAAAACGCTCCAGCTCGATGGTTCAGCGCTGCTGGATCAGGTCACCCTTGTCCTAAACAAACATTTTGAATCCTTTTGCACTTGTATCATTGAAATTGATAAATTCAATTTTAATGCGCATACCTTGTCCTATGCATGTAATCAGACTCTGAATAAACCGACCTCATATTCTCTACAGGGCACCCCTTGTGCCCATGTCAGTAAATCCGAGCTCGATTATGTCCTATATGCCAGTAATGTGGAGCAAGACTTCCCTGAAGATGTGTATATCCGAGACCACCAGTTACAAGCCTATCTCGGTGTGCCTTTGAGGACCCGTTCAGGTGATGTACTCGGTGTATTGCTTTCTACATTCAAGGCTCCTATTGAAACCAGCAAAGAGCTCATTTACTACCACACTCTTTTTGCTCACGTCATTGTGCACAGTTTGAGAGCGAAGTGGCTTTCCGCCCGATCTGAAAGCTTGGTTAATCAACTGAGTTATGAAGTTTCGCATGACAACCTTACAGGCTTACTCAATAGAAGCTTCTTGTCAGACAAATTGGAAAGATTGTCAGAAACCAGCAGTGATTCATTCACACTCGCTTACGTCGATATCGACAGCTTTAAATCCATCAATGATTTATATGGTAATTACGTTGGCGATCAGGTCATTAAGTTTGTCGCCCATGCTATCGAGTCATCGATACACGACAAGCAACTTGCCTTTAGAATTGCTGGTGATGAATTCGCATTTATCACTTACAGCGGCGATCCACTTGAAGTATGCCGAAACATTCTCAGTAAGCTAGAGTCAGGGTACAAAGACCCTGCCCATAACATTAAAGTCAGTGTCAATATAGGTATTGCACGCAGAACGGATAAGAGGCTGACTGCTGACCAATTAATTCTCAACGCCAGTTTAGCGTTAAAAGATTGCAAACAATCGAGGAACTCTCAGGTTCAATGCTATGACACCCACTTAAGTGCACAATACTACCGACGAACTATGGTGATTGACGCGTTACGTAACGAACTATCACCAGCGAACCTAAACCCATGTGAAATTTATGTCTTAGCACAACCGATTGTGCGCCGTAATCAAAGTCATTGGGATTACTTTGAAATCCTAGCCAGATGGGAGAGCAGTGAATTAGGGATGATTTCTCCATTAGAATTCATTGAAGCTGCCGAACAGTCAGGGCTCATTATAGAGTTGGGAGAGCGTATTATCGACCTTGCTTGCCAAGCAAAAAAAGAGCTCGAACAAGGGCTAGGCTATAAAGTCAAACTAGGCATCAACTGCTCCGCCCATGAACTCAATGATACTAATCGCTACTTGGAACATCTCACTTCAACAGTAAGTAAACACGGTTTTAAGCCTGAAGAGTTCACGATTGAGCTGACTGAAACTGTACTACTGTCACAAACCAATGAAGTAAAATTCATACTTGAGCAACTGCGTTTGCTTGGTTTCACCGTCGCTTTGGATGACTTTGGTACTGGATACTCAAGCCTTAATTATATTCACAACTACCCAATTGACTGCATCAAAATCGACGCTACTTTCATTCGCAACATGCTAAGTAATGAAACCTCTGAACGTGTCGTCTGGCTCATCATTCAGCTGGCAAAACAGCTCAAGGTCGATCTGGTCGCCGAAGGGGTGGAAAACAAAGAAGCGTTAGATAAGTTGCACGATATGGGTTGTAGCCAAATACAAGGTTATTACTACTCACGTCCAGAAAAACCAAAGGCCATCATTAAAGCACAAGCTAAACATTCCATACCCAGTGAGCAGCCTGCGGTAGTAAATATGTTCAAATCATGA
- a CDS encoding nicotinate-nicotinamide nucleotide adenylyltransferase, with the protein MNKIAVFGSAFNPPSLGHKSVIESLTHFDRVLLIPSISHAWGKEMLDYKARCELVDVFIEDLQSSNVERSGVEEVLYKPEQSVTTFAVLTELQRQFPECAITFVIGPDNLFNFAKFYKADEILSRWSVMACPETVKVRSTDIRRALSDKKDIHSLVTPKVYQLLVEREYY; encoded by the coding sequence ATGAACAAAATCGCTGTATTCGGTAGTGCTTTTAACCCGCCCAGCCTTGGACACAAGAGTGTTATTGAATCACTCACTCATTTTGATCGTGTGCTTTTGATTCCTAGCATTTCACATGCTTGGGGAAAAGAGATGCTTGATTACAAAGCTCGGTGCGAGCTAGTTGATGTATTTATTGAAGATCTACAGTCGAGTAACGTCGAACGAAGCGGCGTAGAGGAAGTGCTCTATAAACCAGAGCAGAGCGTGACAACCTTTGCTGTGTTAACGGAACTACAGCGTCAGTTCCCTGAATGTGCCATCACCTTTGTTATCGGGCCGGATAACCTATTTAATTTTGCTAAATTTTATAAAGCAGATGAAATATTGAGTCGATGGTCAGTCATGGCATGTCCTGAAACGGTGAAAGTGCGTAGTACGGACATAAGAAGGGCTTTGAGCGATAAGAAAGACATTCACTCACTTGTGACACCAAAAGTTTACCAATTATTGGTCGAAAGAGAGTATTATTAA